From one Paenibacillus terrae HPL-003 genomic stretch:
- a CDS encoding DUF7638 domain-containing protein has translation MQKMYRNKRVEGTRIPGIIHNGSYFLTPIDVYEDGMVNCWDLVDLAGLIGKLESGWIVTDIPEGEHLSIFHLGYFKVTDAHWQFDAQAYYEYIVKVIKQLNPDFTNIYQVHEREKALMEKRRLALSPSPTPFYVARELGYNTNKGNGFYIFCHDGERNHLVDLTVYEDGKVFWTHSGEQHSAMIEDIKVLFENGTFFVDCTEGARIYLSDFAEVTLTGQSELCIQNKYDELIDMHIKLQGGKTASEKCEDAYHAYLIYPSDYTRERLKEAYEQVPEHLRMYLGDMDNRDTDYIRIIYHPDEKREV, from the coding sequence ATGCAAAAAATGTACCGCAATAAACGTGTAGAAGGGACTCGGATTCCAGGAATCATTCATAACGGCAGTTATTTTTTGACTCCGATTGATGTGTATGAGGATGGGATGGTTAACTGTTGGGATCTAGTTGATCTGGCAGGGCTAATCGGAAAGTTAGAGTCGGGATGGATCGTGACGGATATTCCTGAAGGTGAGCATTTGTCCATCTTCCATCTTGGGTATTTTAAAGTAACCGATGCACATTGGCAGTTTGATGCACAGGCGTATTATGAATATATTGTGAAAGTGATCAAGCAACTTAATCCTGATTTTACCAATATTTATCAAGTGCATGAGCGTGAGAAAGCATTGATGGAAAAAAGAAGGCTGGCTCTGTCCCCTTCACCGACTCCGTTTTATGTGGCACGGGAGTTGGGATATAATACGAACAAAGGAAATGGGTTCTATATCTTTTGCCACGATGGAGAACGTAATCATCTTGTAGATCTTACAGTGTATGAGGATGGAAAAGTCTTCTGGACTCACTCTGGTGAGCAGCATTCAGCTATGATTGAGGACATAAAGGTGCTTTTTGAGAATGGAACATTTTTTGTAGACTGCACAGAAGGGGCTCGAATCTACCTTAGCGATTTTGCCGAAGTAACCCTGACTGGACAATCGGAGCTTTGTATTCAGAACAAATATGATGAATTAATAGACATGCACATCAAGCTACAGGGTGGTAAAACAGCTTCTGAAAAATGTGAAGATGCTTATCATGCTTATTTGATCTATCCTAGTGATTATACGAGGGAACGTCTAAAAGAGGCTTACGAACAGGTACCCGAGCATTTGCGGATGTACTTAGGAGATATGGATAACCGCGACACGGATTACATCCGAATTATTTACCATCCAGATGAGAAAAGAGAAGTATGA
- a CDS encoding CRISPR-associated helicase/endonuclease Cas3, translating into MKYIAHIRQKDGCIQTVKDHLQEVKDSCERYGGKIGVGHLAGLAGWLHDLGKNTNEFKMYIQEAVANPDAPPRRGSVDHSTAGGKFLFDRYHHSSSVNDKVAAEWVGNCIISHHQGLRDFIDPELTSPFLKRVSKDLEEFEQTKSEFFEHVSQQELDQYFSEAKKELEHYLGLIKQHKLPSIAASLLMKYIFSCLIDADRTNTRQFEEDEETEQPLDSHSFFKRSYDALTNMLVKLEHESDSEEPINRLRREMSRQCDDFALRPSGIYTLSIPTGGGKTLASLRYALKHAMTFNKERIIYIVPYTTIIEQNAAEIRGILQEDDMILEHHSNVIEGDDELENEDYDVYQKKIKLARDTWDRPIIFTTMVQFLNTFYAKGTRNVRRLHQLSNSVIIFDEVQSVPVKCISLFNAALNFLHIMGDSSLLLCTATQPALDFVKHKLHFSNQAEIIENMDEVGKSFKRVEVVNRTTTLGWGAEELADFIQEQMEEVNSLLVILNTKMAVRKLFDQLYQREGLGEGGARLFHLSTNMCAAHRKDVLSELKRALEANERVICVSTQLIEAGVNISFECVVRSLSGLDSIAQAAGRCNRHGKDKLRYVYIIKSADENLSRLPEIQIGREQTERILNEFEQDPQRFDHDLLSASAMKAYFEYYYHNIKEEMDYPVSKLEKNLFDLLSANKDYYGAYKNKCGKNPEILSRPSIATAEQYFEVISNKATSVLVPYNNEAEELILAFNGELDSRELGGLLRKLQPYVVNIYDHELKKLEKNGDLYPLLHGHVLALRETAYSGQFGVGSEGEGEWSMAMI; encoded by the coding sequence ATGAAATATATAGCTCACATTCGACAGAAAGACGGATGTATTCAGACAGTGAAAGATCATTTACAGGAAGTGAAAGATAGTTGTGAGCGTTATGGTGGAAAAATTGGTGTCGGTCATTTGGCTGGACTTGCGGGTTGGCTACATGATCTGGGAAAAAATACAAACGAATTCAAAATGTATATTCAAGAAGCTGTGGCTAATCCGGATGCACCTCCACGCAGAGGTTCTGTAGATCATTCAACAGCGGGTGGTAAATTCCTCTTTGACCGTTACCACCATTCCTCTTCCGTTAATGACAAGGTTGCTGCGGAATGGGTCGGGAATTGTATCATTTCCCATCACCAAGGTTTACGGGACTTTATTGATCCTGAGCTGACTTCTCCTTTTTTAAAACGGGTCTCTAAGGACTTGGAAGAATTTGAGCAAACAAAATCCGAATTTTTTGAGCATGTTTCACAACAAGAGCTGGATCAATATTTTTCTGAGGCTAAGAAGGAACTAGAGCATTATTTAGGCCTTATTAAACAGCACAAACTTCCTTCTATTGCTGCTTCCCTTCTTATGAAGTACATATTTAGTTGTCTGATTGACGCGGACCGAACCAATACCCGGCAGTTTGAAGAGGATGAAGAAACGGAGCAACCTCTGGATAGTCATTCGTTTTTTAAAAGAAGCTATGATGCTCTGACAAACATGCTGGTGAAGCTTGAGCACGAAAGTGATTCGGAAGAGCCAATTAACCGTTTAAGACGTGAGATGTCCCGGCAATGTGACGATTTTGCACTACGTCCATCCGGTATATACACGCTATCCATTCCTACAGGCGGCGGAAAAACACTGGCAAGCTTGCGATATGCGCTTAAACATGCGATGACCTTTAACAAGGAACGAATCATTTACATTGTTCCCTACACAACAATTATTGAGCAAAATGCTGCGGAAATCAGGGGTATCTTGCAGGAAGACGATATGATACTGGAGCATCATTCTAACGTAATTGAGGGAGATGATGAGCTTGAGAACGAAGATTATGACGTGTATCAGAAAAAAATAAAGTTAGCAAGAGACACATGGGATCGCCCGATTATTTTCACGACTATGGTTCAGTTTCTGAATACCTTCTATGCGAAAGGTACTCGTAATGTACGAAGATTGCATCAGTTGTCGAATTCAGTCATTATTTTTGATGAAGTTCAGTCGGTACCTGTGAAATGTATTTCTTTATTCAACGCGGCACTAAATTTTTTGCACATTATGGGTGATTCCAGTTTATTGCTTTGTACAGCAACACAACCTGCCCTTGATTTTGTAAAGCACAAGCTTCATTTTTCCAATCAGGCCGAAATTATTGAAAATATGGATGAGGTGGGCAAAAGTTTCAAACGGGTAGAAGTGGTGAATCGCACAACAACTTTGGGGTGGGGAGCAGAGGAACTAGCGGACTTTATACAAGAACAAATGGAAGAAGTCAACAGTTTGCTTGTGATTCTGAATACAAAAATGGCTGTGCGTAAGCTATTTGATCAATTATATCAACGTGAGGGATTGGGAGAAGGTGGCGCAAGATTATTTCATCTGAGCACGAATATGTGTGCGGCCCATCGTAAAGATGTGTTGTCCGAACTAAAACGGGCCCTTGAGGCAAATGAGCGTGTCATCTGTGTTAGTACGCAGCTTATTGAAGCAGGAGTCAATATCAGCTTTGAATGCGTTGTTCGCTCACTATCCGGGCTGGACTCTATTGCTCAGGCAGCCGGTAGATGTAACCGACATGGCAAGGATAAGCTGCGGTATGTGTATATCATTAAATCGGCTGACGAGAACCTTTCAAGGTTGCCTGAAATTCAGATTGGCAGGGAACAGACAGAGCGCATATTAAATGAGTTTGAGCAGGACCCGCAACGATTTGACCATGATTTATTATCTGCATCAGCAATGAAAGCCTATTTTGAATATTACTACCACAATATTAAAGAAGAAATGGATTATCCCGTCTCCAAGCTGGAAAAAAATTTGTTCGACTTGTTGAGTGCAAACAAGGACTATTATGGAGCTTACAAGAACAAGTGCGGTAAGAATCCCGAGATTCTAAGCCGCCCATCCATAGCGACTGCGGAGCAATATTTTGAGGTTATCAGTAACAAGGCTACATCGGTATTGGTACCTTATAATAACGAAGCAGAAGAGTTAATCTTAGCGTTTAATGGTGAACTGGACAGTCGGGAATTGGGTGGGCTACTGCGGAAACTGCAACCCTATGTCGTTAATATCTATGACCATGAGCTAAAAAAGCTGGAGAAAAACGGTGATCTATATCCTTTATTGCATGGTCATGTTCTGGCATTGAGGGAAACGGCTTATTCTGGGCAATTTGGAGTTGGGTCAGAGGGTGAAGGAGAATGGTCGATGGCTATGATCTAA
- the cas5c gene encoding type I-C CRISPR-associated protein Cas5c, with product MRNQIEFEVSGRYALFTDPLTKLGGEKFSYQVPSYESLKGIVESIYWKPTLTWVVDEVRVMKFIQTESKGIRPIEYSGGNTLAYYTYLKDVHYQVRAHFEFNPHREDLMYDRNEFKHHNIAKRAVKAGGRRDIFLGTRECQGYVEPCVFGEGAGDYDEVPEIDFGTMVHGISYPDETGRKERETRLWRAKMQHGIIRFIRPEECTLVRKTGEGAVKAFSSANMQDVDSLYEEMFVDGGSE from the coding sequence ATGCGGAATCAAATTGAGTTTGAGGTGTCTGGAAGATACGCTCTTTTTACAGACCCATTAACGAAACTTGGGGGAGAAAAATTTTCATATCAGGTTCCTAGTTATGAGAGCTTAAAGGGGATTGTGGAAAGCATCTACTGGAAGCCGACATTAACGTGGGTTGTGGACGAGGTTCGAGTTATGAAATTTATCCAGACCGAGTCAAAAGGAATTCGCCCCATTGAATATAGCGGGGGAAATACGTTGGCCTATTACACCTATCTAAAGGATGTTCATTATCAGGTACGTGCTCATTTCGAGTTCAACCCCCATCGTGAAGACCTTATGTATGACCGTAACGAATTTAAACATCACAACATAGCTAAACGGGCGGTCAAGGCCGGAGGACGCAGAGATATTTTTCTGGGCACGCGTGAATGCCAAGGCTACGTTGAACCCTGCGTTTTCGGCGAAGGAGCGGGGGACTACGATGAGGTTCCTGAAATTGATTTTGGTACGATGGTGCATGGGATCAGCTATCCAGATGAAACCGGTCGAAAAGAACGGGAAACCCGGCTTTGGAGAGCCAAAATGCAACATGGTATAATCCGCTTTATTCGTCCGGAGGAGTGCACATTGGTGCGTAAGACAGGTGAGGGGGCAGTGAAAGCGTTCAGTTCTGCCAACATGCAAGATGTGGACAGTCTGTACGAAGAAATGTTCGTGGATGGGGGAAGTGAATGA
- the cas8c gene encoding type I-C CRISPR-associated protein Cas8c/Csd1 — translation MSWLANLYKTYENHTRDVGQFEKKKNNREYALIPVSHTTQSAHIEVNLDGEGNYLSAKVIDKNEGSTIIPCTEASASRTSAPVPYPLFDKLVYVAGDFVQYCGEVKGTPHTDYMKQLRSWCESPYGHSKVKCVHEYLAKGTLITDLIRDKVLWIDGQGKLIEKWTAALEAERGEKPDIFKVIVSDQSAAFIRFAVQVPGEVESRLWRDPSVQQSFIQFYEMSLKEKDLCYVSGELLPYADKHTSRIRNSADKSKLISANDSDGFTYRGRFRSSRDAATVSYEVSQKAHNALKWLIERQGITVDGRVFLVWGIESLDMPDPLGDTFSLYQDEDEEPTGGDSTHKEFANQVRRAIGGYRYDGNYTSNVIIMVLDAATPGRLSMVYYRDLNKEIFLDRLQAWHETCYWQHRYRKSADNKNITFIGAPATRDIAFAAYGPRANDKIVKGLIERMLPCIIDGRKIPLDIVRSAVNRASNPVGLDEWEWEKTLSITCALVNKTFEREGFEVALNTENKDRSYLFGRMLAIADVLERRALGREEKRATNAVRYMNAFAQRPSRTWTIIQSNIQPYQARMGTDAGYYNRLLDEVGAQLEAENFTDKPLSGLYLLGFYSQRNDLYTSKKNKEIGTDIEQDQENNEQGEII, via the coding sequence ATGAGCTGGCTGGCGAATTTATATAAAACGTATGAAAATCATACGCGTGATGTCGGACAATTTGAGAAAAAGAAAAATAACCGTGAATACGCGTTGATCCCCGTATCCCATACGACACAGAGCGCTCACATAGAGGTCAATCTGGACGGGGAGGGTAACTATCTTTCAGCAAAAGTTATCGACAAAAACGAGGGGAGCACTATTATTCCATGTACGGAGGCTTCTGCTAGTCGGACAAGCGCTCCAGTTCCGTATCCACTCTTTGACAAGCTTGTCTATGTGGCAGGCGACTTTGTACAATATTGCGGCGAAGTAAAAGGAACGCCACACACAGATTATATGAAGCAATTGCGTTCCTGGTGCGAATCTCCCTATGGGCACTCGAAGGTAAAGTGCGTTCATGAATATCTGGCCAAAGGAACTCTCATAACAGATCTGATTCGGGACAAAGTTCTCTGGATTGACGGTCAGGGCAAGTTGATTGAAAAATGGACGGCAGCACTGGAAGCGGAGCGTGGGGAAAAGCCTGATATTTTCAAAGTAATCGTCTCCGATCAAAGTGCGGCTTTTATCCGCTTCGCGGTACAGGTGCCAGGGGAGGTAGAGTCCAGATTATGGCGTGACCCATCTGTTCAGCAATCTTTTATCCAATTTTATGAGATGAGCTTAAAGGAAAAAGACTTATGTTATGTATCGGGTGAACTGTTGCCTTATGCAGACAAGCATACTTCGCGCATCCGCAATTCCGCTGACAAATCCAAGCTGATTTCAGCGAATGATTCTGACGGTTTCACCTATCGGGGACGATTTCGTAGCAGCCGCGATGCGGCGACGGTCAGCTACGAAGTATCTCAGAAGGCTCACAATGCCTTAAAGTGGCTGATCGAACGTCAAGGGATCACTGTGGACGGTAGAGTTTTCCTTGTGTGGGGAATAGAAAGTCTGGACATGCCTGATCCGCTCGGTGATACGTTTAGCCTGTATCAAGATGAGGATGAAGAGCCGACAGGAGGAGACAGCACTCATAAGGAATTTGCTAATCAAGTGCGCCGCGCCATTGGCGGTTATCGTTATGATGGCAATTATACCTCCAATGTCATCATTATGGTGCTGGATGCGGCAACACCGGGGCGGCTGTCAATGGTATACTACCGTGATCTGAACAAGGAGATATTTCTGGATCGGTTACAAGCTTGGCACGAAACCTGTTACTGGCAACATCGGTATCGGAAAAGTGCAGATAACAAGAACATTACCTTTATTGGAGCACCTGCAACGAGAGATATTGCCTTTGCTGCCTACGGTCCACGAGCGAATGACAAGATCGTCAAAGGTTTAATTGAACGGATGCTTCCATGCATTATTGACGGACGAAAAATTCCGCTTGATATTGTACGCAGTGCGGTTAATCGTGCCTCGAATCCAGTGGGCTTGGATGAATGGGAGTGGGAGAAGACGTTGAGTATCACCTGCGCATTGGTAAACAAAACATTTGAGAGGGAGGGCTTTGAAGTGGCTTTAAATACCGAAAATAAAGACCGCAGCTATTTGTTTGGCAGGATGTTGGCGATTGCGGATGTGTTGGAAAGACGGGCACTGGGTCGGGAAGAAAAACGGGCTACAAATGCGGTTCGTTATATGAATGCTTTTGCACAGCGGCCTAGTCGAACCTGGACGATTATCCAGTCGAATATTCAACCTTATCAGGCAAGAATGGGAACAGATGCGGGATATTACAATCGCCTGCTGGATGAGGTAGGTGCGCAGCTAGAAGCTGAGAATTTTACGGATAAACCGTTAAGTGGTCTGTACCTGCTCGGATTTTACAGCCAGCGTAACGATTTGTACACGAGCAAGAAAAATAAGGAAATAGGAACGGATATCGAACAAGACCAGGAAAATAATGAACAGGGAGAGATCATATAA
- the cas7c gene encoding type I-C CRISPR-associated protein Cas7/Csd2: MSVLDHKIDFAVVLSVRNANPNGDPLNGNRPRQNYDGYGEISDVCIKRKIRNRLQDMGEPILVQSDERRADIYRSIKERVDANAEVQEFGKGKKQNNELYAQAACKSWIDVRSFGQVFAFTKEDVSLGIRGPVSIHTAVSLAPIDISSMQITKSVNAVTPKDPNKKSSDTMGMKHRVDFGVYVFYGSINTQLAEKTGFTYEDAEKIREALRTLFENDTSSARPDGSMEVHHLYWWEHQSKLGQYSSAKVHRSLQVQLKEGVSEARSFEDYVCTLQPLEGLMAQEYAGL, from the coding sequence ATGAGTGTACTTGACCATAAAATTGATTTTGCCGTTGTATTGTCAGTCCGTAATGCTAATCCGAACGGTGATCCGTTGAATGGTAATCGTCCGCGCCAAAATTATGATGGTTACGGTGAAATTTCCGATGTATGCATCAAACGAAAAATCCGTAATCGTCTACAGGATATGGGGGAACCCATCCTTGTACAGTCCGATGAGAGACGTGCGGATATTTACCGCAGCATTAAAGAACGTGTAGACGCTAATGCGGAAGTACAGGAATTTGGTAAGGGCAAAAAGCAAAACAATGAGCTTTACGCCCAAGCAGCCTGCAAATCTTGGATCGATGTACGAAGTTTTGGGCAAGTATTTGCTTTTACCAAAGAGGATGTATCCCTTGGGATTCGTGGACCTGTGTCCATACATACGGCGGTAAGCCTTGCTCCTATTGATATTTCCAGTATGCAGATTACCAAGAGCGTCAACGCAGTAACCCCTAAGGACCCTAATAAAAAAAGCTCTGATACGATGGGGATGAAGCACAGGGTTGATTTTGGTGTCTATGTTTTTTATGGAAGTATAAATACACAATTGGCGGAAAAAACCGGATTTACCTATGAGGATGCGGAGAAAATTCGGGAAGCTTTGAGAACACTGTTTGAAAATGACACCTCTTCCGCACGTCCTGATGGGAGTATGGAAGTTCATCATCTGTACTGGTGGGAGCATCAATCCAAATTAGGACAATATTCTTCGGCTAAAGTCCATCGTTCACTGCAAGTTCAGCTAAAAGAAGGTGTGAGTGAAGCGAGATCTTTTGAGGATTACGTATGTACGCTCCAACCGCTGGAAGGCTTAATGGCTCAAGAGTATGCAGGACTATAA
- the cas4 gene encoding CRISPR-associated protein Cas4 has protein sequence MQDYNEEDYLLLSGIQHFNFCRRQWALIHIEQQWEENVKTIEGDHLHRKADQPMIREKRGDKLIVRALPIHSRELGVTGICDVVEFVRDPHGVPLAGEEGTYLPFPVEYKRGKPKRNDSDHSQLVAQVMCLEEMLVCDISKGYFYYDEIKHRVEVMITAADRERGRTSLQEMRHYFERNHTPKAKAGPHCQSCSLQHICVPEILNKRSVSSFIESRIAE, from the coding sequence ATGCAGGACTATAACGAAGAGGATTATTTGCTGCTATCCGGTATTCAGCATTTTAACTTCTGTAGAAGACAGTGGGCGTTAATTCACATTGAGCAGCAATGGGAAGAAAACGTGAAGACGATTGAGGGTGATCATCTACACAGAAAAGCCGATCAGCCGATGATTCGTGAGAAAAGAGGAGATAAACTCATCGTCCGCGCGTTACCTATACATTCCAGAGAGCTTGGTGTTACTGGTATCTGTGACGTCGTAGAGTTTGTACGTGATCCTCATGGGGTTCCGCTGGCAGGGGAGGAAGGTACGTACCTTCCTTTTCCTGTTGAATACAAGCGTGGCAAACCCAAACGCAATGATTCAGATCATTCTCAGTTAGTCGCACAAGTGATGTGTCTCGAAGAAATGCTCGTGTGTGATATTTCAAAAGGTTACTTTTATTACGACGAGATCAAACATCGGGTAGAGGTCATGATCACTGCTGCTGACCGTGAACGGGGCCGAACAAGTTTGCAGGAAATGCGGCATTATTTTGAGCGAAACCATACACCTAAAGCCAAAGCAGGGCCACATTGCCAAAGTTGCTCGCTTCAACACATATGTGTGCCGGAGATTTTGAATAAAAGATCTGTTTCCAGTTTCATTGAAAGCAGGATAGCTGAATGA
- the cas1c gene encoding type I-C CRISPR-associated endonuclease Cas1c → MKKILNTLFVTLPDTYLSLDGDNIVVKQEEAILARYPLHNLEAVCTFGYAGVSPGLMGACASRNIDLTFMTRTGRFLARVIGESRGNVVLRKEQYRISDDDKRSALVARNMIIGKIYNNKWILERATRDYPLRMDTDRMKKVTASLAGAMQQVREVEDLDILRGLEGAAAVQYNSVFDELILQQKKDFYFHGRNKRPPLDNVNALLSFAYTLLSNDMKSALEAVGLDAYVGFLHRDRPGRASLALDVMEELRGVYADRFVLTLINKKLIHGKGFYRKENGAVIMDDDTRKIVLKAWQERKQEKIIHPYLNEKMSWGLVPYSQALLLARHIRGDLDEYPPFLWK, encoded by the coding sequence ATGAAAAAAATACTAAATACATTGTTTGTTACCTTGCCGGATACGTACTTGTCACTGGATGGGGACAATATCGTTGTCAAACAAGAAGAGGCCATTCTTGCACGCTACCCTTTGCATAACTTGGAAGCTGTATGTACTTTTGGCTATGCAGGGGTAAGTCCGGGTCTGATGGGTGCTTGTGCATCACGTAATATAGATTTAACCTTTATGACGCGAACTGGACGTTTCCTGGCACGTGTGATCGGAGAGAGTCGTGGAAATGTGGTGCTCCGAAAAGAACAGTATCGGATTTCCGATGATGACAAAAGAAGCGCTCTTGTAGCCAGAAATATGATTATAGGCAAAATATATAACAATAAGTGGATTTTGGAGCGAGCGACAAGGGACTATCCCCTTCGTATGGACACGGATCGAATGAAGAAGGTGACTGCTTCTTTAGCGGGGGCCATGCAGCAAGTACGAGAAGTGGAGGACCTGGACATTTTACGGGGGTTGGAGGGTGCAGCGGCGGTACAGTACAATTCCGTGTTTGATGAACTGATTTTGCAGCAAAAGAAGGATTTTTATTTCCATGGACGCAATAAACGACCGCCGTTAGATAATGTCAATGCTTTATTATCTTTTGCCTACACACTGCTGTCCAACGATATGAAATCTGCTTTGGAAGCTGTCGGCTTGGATGCATATGTCGGTTTTCTGCATAGAGATCGTCCGGGACGAGCTTCGTTGGCACTGGACGTGATGGAGGAGCTTCGAGGAGTATATGCCGACCGTTTTGTCCTTACATTGATTAACAAAAAATTGATTCATGGCAAAGGATTTTATAGGAAAGAAAACGGTGCTGTGATTATGGATGATGACACGAGAAAAATAGTATTGAAGGCATGGCAGGAACGCAAACAGGAAAAGATTATTCATCCTTATTTGAATGAGAAAATGTCTTGGGGGCTTGTGCCCTATTCACAGGCTTTGCTCTTGGCTAGGCATATTCGGGGAGATCTGGACGAGTACCCTCCATTTTTGTGGAAGTAG
- the cas2 gene encoding CRISPR-associated endonuclease Cas2: protein MLILITYDVSTVDREGRKRLAKVAKKCVDHGQRVQNSVFECILDSTQFRRLKYELEELIDKKEDSLRFYNLGDNYKKKVEHMGAKEAYDMESPLIL from the coding sequence TTGTTAATTCTGATTACTTATGATGTAAGTACAGTAGACAGAGAAGGCAGAAAAAGACTGGCAAAGGTTGCGAAAAAGTGTGTGGATCACGGGCAAAGGGTGCAAAATTCCGTGTTTGAGTGTATTTTGGATTCGACCCAGTTTCGCCGTTTGAAGTATGAATTAGAAGAATTGATAGACAAAAAAGAAGACAGCCTGCGTTTCTACAATTTAGGAGATAACTATAAAAAGAAAGTAGAGCATATGGGAGCCAAAGAAGCTTACGATATGGAAAGCCCACTGATTTTGTAA